The nucleotide sequence GCCCACAAATTCTCCTATAGAGAAATCGGCTGGGGAGGAGTTGAGGAAATATCTTGAGAGGATGACTGGAAAATCCCTTCCTATCTTTCAGGGGGTTAAGGCTGGTGAAGGCTTCATTTTCGTGGGAAATCTTGGGTTTATAAAGGAGGAGGAATTCGCCAATTTCAAGGACGACGGATTCATAATTCGGCGAAAGGGAGGAAATCTTTATTTATGTGGGAAGAAATATATGGGGACGATTTTCGCCGTCTATCGCCTATTGGAGATTCTGGGTTGTAAATTCTTGGCAAGGGAGGAAGAGATTGTCCCGAGGGTGGGGAAATTGAAAATAGATGTTAAGGAGACACGGGAAAATCCCGCCTTTGAATGGCGATATTTTGACGCGACTATAGATGGATTGAAATGCTATCTTGACCCGGGGATAAGAGATGAAGTGTTAAATGGGGAGAATGTCCCTGCGGTTCTGGGCGCTCCTTTCTTCTGGCACCACCCTATGAACGGCTATCTCCCCCTTGAAAAATACGGCAAGACCCATCCGGAGTATTATTGCCTAATAGATGGGAAGCGCTGGCCCGAGCTGAAAAGATATTCTGGATGGGATGAACAGGTGCTCTTTCATCCCTGCGTTTCCAATCCCGAGGTGAGGAAGGTCATCTTGGATACCCTCCTTCCCCTTATGGATTCCCACCCCGAAGCCCGCTATTTCACCGTTCACGCCGGCGATAGCGATTTCTGGTGCCAATGCGATAGATGCAACGCTATGGATGTAGACCCAAATAATAAAGCTGACAGGATGGTGCAATTCACCAATGCCATCGCTGAGGTCGTGGCAAAGCATCATCCCGAAAAATTCGTCACGATGTTGGCTTATGTCAAGGCTTATCGCCCACCACTTCGGGATAAGCCAAGGGAAAATGTCCTGGTCTGGTTCTGCCCAATACACGCCTGCCAGATACACTCCTGGCGGGCTCCCTGTAATAAGGAGAATTTGGATGTCCTTCTCGGCTGGATTGAAAAGCATCCATCAGGGGGAATGGGTATATTGACATTTGATTATCCTATAAACTACGCCTACATTATAGAGCCCTTCCCAACCCTCTTCGCCTACTTGGAGAACCTCAAGCTTTATAAGAGGCTTCATATAAGGGGGCTCTATATCTGCGGAATAGATAGCAGGAATCATCTCGCCCACCTCTTCTCCTATGTTGTTCCCAGGATGATGTGGAATCCCGATGCTGAGGCGGATAAATTCATAAACGAATTCTTGAAGGAATGGTATGGACCAGCCGCTCCCTATATGAAGGATTATCTTCGTCTCTTGCGAGAATTGGTGGAGAGCGGGAAGGCTTGCTTCAATCCCTGGACCCTTCCTCCCAAGGAGCTCTTCACCCCCGATTTCTTCCTGAGAGCCTATGGATTGTTTGAGGAGGCGGAAAGAGCTTGTAAGGGGAATGAAAAGTATTTGAGCAGGTTATGGAAGGAGAAGGCGGGGCTTCTCTTCGCCGACCTCTCCCTTTATTGGAACTATCCGAAGATCGACTCCGGGGAATTTGTCTCCCTGCCATTGGAAGGACAGCTGAGGAAATTGGGGGAATTTCTCAGGATATGTGCCTATTTTGAATGGAACGACATCATTGCTTGGACGCCATTTATGGATTGGGTTGGGGAGAGGCTCGGCTATAGACCGCAGGATGTCGGTTGGTATCACTGGTGGGAGGAGCCGATTATAAGGGAGTTTATCAAAAATCCTATTGATACCTATGAGAACAAGATAATTCCCCTGCTA is from bacterium and encodes:
- a CDS encoding DUF4838 domain-containing protein, whose translation is MRAEFLLLFFPLFCFAQEAILSLGDYSASLSERGLEVSWRGHKIISGSYLRLAKPNYEGPDYLYFRSGEARIEGNKLEVNFRSQKGELEGIYSLELSENGLLINLALKINDPTLPAGPREYAVGMFPEGLVEGEEYILDVPMGKAEGVFPKEATAKSRDYGPSFLKARVRTKEGFDILIESKEGVKLLFHDARGSDWFHPDDRRIWVWAAGVSVGNGIFLKTSVAITCEERKKEIGEGEIVLMERGREIPLTGIIVPTNSPIEKSAGEELRKYLERMTGKSLPIFQGVKAGEGFIFVGNLGFIKEEEFANFKDDGFIIRRKGGNLYLCGKKYMGTIFAVYRLLEILGCKFLAREEEIVPRVGKLKIDVKETRENPAFEWRYFDATIDGLKCYLDPGIRDEVLNGENVPAVLGAPFFWHHPMNGYLPLEKYGKTHPEYYCLIDGKRWPELKRYSGWDEQVLFHPCVSNPEVRKVILDTLLPLMDSHPEARYFTVHAGDSDFWCQCDRCNAMDVDPNNKADRMVQFTNAIAEVVAKHHPEKFVTMLAYVKAYRPPLRDKPRENVLVWFCPIHACQIHSWRAPCNKENLDVLLGWIEKHPSGGMGILTFDYPINYAYIIEPFPTLFAYLENLKLYKRLHIRGLYICGIDSRNHLAHLFSYVVPRMMWNPDAEADKFINEFLKEWYGPAAPYMKDYLRLLRELVESGKACFNPWTLPPKELFTPDFFLRAYGLFEEAERACKGNEKYLSRLWKEKAGLLFADLSLYWNYPKIDSGEFVSLPLEGQLRKLGEFLRICAYFEWNDIIAWTPFMDWVGERLGYRPQDVGWYHWWEEPIIREFIKNPIDTYENKIIPLLKPKSIKLENESVRLEILPQLGGRIRSIFWKKENIELLWRPPMSFSFYSGDRWRDLGGYEEFVGEKLGAPGWKEAYDIELSPDGQSALLTCKLPKGLVLRRGIRLLPEGVEISSSLRNEGNEEAKGIILRIHPEFSFAKDSGVIFFARNDKGEWRKIELKPEDNFLDKELFSGGAVAVVDEKSGKGFINEFNPAEVGRYMIYNGKDFYNLEIYSPQRDLKVGEELSITHRYIFSSNIRADFLASL